Part of the Corynebacterium caspium DSM 44850 genome, GGTTTTATTGATCCTGGATTCTCTGGATATATCACCCTGGAGCTTTCTAATGTGGCTAATTTGCCCATCGTGCTCTATCCCGGCATGAAGGTAGGACAGCTGGCGCTTTTCAAAATGTCTTCCCCGGCTGAAACTCCTTATGGTTCTGCTGCTTTGGGTTCTAAATATCAAGGGCAACGTGGCCCCACGCCTTCTAAGGCGTATCTGAATTTCCGCTAATAGCTCAAAGGCCGCACTTGCTATCTGAAAAAAATAGCGAGTGCGGCTTTAGTTTTTTAAGCGCCGGTGCGAGCTTCGGTGTTGGCAAGAGCCCAGGGCGCAGAATTATTGTTTATAGGAGCTGAGGAAGTTCCCTAGACGCTCTAAGGCCACGGTAATTTCATCTGGATAAGGCAGCATTACTACGCGGAAATAGCCTGGTTTATGCCAGTTGAAACCAGTTCCGCTAACTAGCAAGATTTTTTCTTTTTCAAGGATGTCCATCATGAGCTGGGCATCGTCGCGGATTTCTAGTTTTTCTGGATTAATCCGCGGGAAGGCATAAAGTGCGCCTTTGGGTTTCACAACATCAATTTCGGGAATGGCACTGAGTCCCGCGAAGGTAGCATCGCGTTGCGCGACTAAACGACCATCGCGGGTCATATCGAAAATATCTTGGAAGCCGCCAAGGGCCCCAATAGTTGCTTGTTGGCCGGGGAAATTCGGGCAGAGACGCATGCCTGCCAGCAGGTTTAGGCCATCTATAAAGCCTTTGGCCCCTTCTTTAGGCCCGGTAATTGTCATCCAGCCGGCGCGGTAACCACAGGCCCGATAAGCCTTGGAGAGGCCGTTATAAGTGAGGGTTAGCACATCAGGTGCCAGGGCAGCCATGGAAATATGCTCATTGCCGTCGTAGAGAATACGGTCATAGATTTCATCGGAAAGCACCATAAGGCTGTGTTCCCGGGCAATATTAGCGATACCCACGAGGATTTCACGGGAATAAACCGCACCTGTGGGGTTATTGGGGTTAATTACCACAATGGCGCGGGTGCGATCATTAATTTTGGAACGAATATCCTCGAGAGAAGGATTCCACTCATCATTTTCATCGCAAAGGTAGTGCACGGCCTTGCCATTGGACATATTTACTGACGCAGACCACAACGGATAATCGGGCATTGGAACCAAGACTTCATCGCCAGGATTTAGCATGGCCTGCGTGGTCATCTGAATAAGTTCGGAGGCTCCGTTGCCCAGGAAGATATCGTCGACATCTAATGGCGGGAAATCTGGGATAGCTGCGTAACGATCCACGACAGCTTGGCGTGCGGCGATGGTGCCTTTGGAATCTGTATAAGCATGAGAAATAGGCAAAGTATCGCGCATTATTTCCAAAGCTTCGGCCGGAACATCGAAGCCGAAAGCTGCCGGGTTGCCCGTATTTAGGGCTAAAATATCGACACCTTGCTGCGACATCTTGCTCGCGCGGTCAGCAAGGGCGCCACGAATTTCATAGGTGACATTATCTAGTCGATGTGCCAAAGGTATGGCGTAGCGGGGTTGCTGTGCGTTGGGAGAAGACATGCGCTTATCCTGCCATTTAAATCGGGAGTTTTGCAGTTTTATAGTAAAATA contains:
- a CDS encoding pyridoxal phosphate-dependent aminotransferase, yielding MSSPNAQQPRYAIPLAHRLDNVTYEIRGALADRASKMSQQGVDILALNTGNPAAFGFDVPAEALEIMRDTLPISHAYTDSKGTIAARQAVVDRYAAIPDFPPLDVDDIFLGNGASELIQMTTQAMLNPGDEVLVPMPDYPLWSASVNMSNGKAVHYLCDENDEWNPSLEDIRSKINDRTRAIVVINPNNPTGAVYSREILVGIANIAREHSLMVLSDEIYDRILYDGNEHISMAALAPDVLTLTYNGLSKAYRACGYRAGWMTITGPKEGAKGFIDGLNLLAGMRLCPNFPGQQATIGALGGFQDIFDMTRDGRLVAQRDATFAGLSAIPEIDVVKPKGALYAFPRINPEKLEIRDDAQLMMDILEKEKILLVSGTGFNWHKPGYFRVVMLPYPDEITVALERLGNFLSSYKQ